The following proteins are encoded in a genomic region of Channa argus isolate prfri chromosome 3, Channa argus male v1.0, whole genome shotgun sequence:
- the LOC137123961 gene encoding group XIIB secretory phospholipase A2-like protein, producing MTRWALLAPLLLLLGLLIHSTISQEAEDSAAQPPTPGQASDGAEDKNEEWGMHSLRGSFEAVGGYFDSMLEFMGGRDGVCQYRCRYGKAPLPRSGYQMPEPNGCTSYFFGLPVPEGMDLGIPAMTKCCNQLDICYDTCGSNKYRCDSKFRWCLHSICSDLKKSLGFVSKVETCETVADTLFNTVWTLGCRPYMNSQRAACYCPGEEKDEL from the exons ATGACCCGCTGGGCCCTTCTTGCTCCCCTCCTGCTCTTGCTGGGCCTGCTCATCCATAGTACCATCAGTCAGGAGGCTGAGGACTCAGCAGCACAGCCACCGACACCAGGCCAGGCCTCTGATGGCGCGGAGGACAAAAACGAAGAGTGGGGAATGCACTCGCTCAGAGGCAGTTTTGAGGCAGTCGGTGGCTACTTTGACTCAATGCTGGAGTTCATGGGCGGCCGTGATGGGGTGTGCCAATACCGCTGTAGATATG GTAAAGCCCCTCTTCCTCGCTCTGGCTACCAGATGCCAGAACCCAATGGATGTACCTCCTACTTCTTTGGACTTCCAGTTCCAGAAGGG ATGGACCTGGGCATCCCTGCAATGACCAAGTGCTGCAATCAGCTTGATATTTGTTATGACACTTGTGGCTCCAACAAGTACCGCTGCGACTCCAAGTTCCGCTGGTGTCTCCACAGCATCTGTTCTGACCTCAAGAAGAGTCTTGGCTTTGTCTCAAAAGTTGAAA CATGTGAAACAGTAGCAGACACTTTGTTTAACACAGTGTGGACTCTGGGCTGCAGACCCTACATGAACAGCCAGAGGGCAGCGTGCTACTGTCCAGGAGAGGAGAAGGATGAACTTTAA